The Arachis hypogaea cultivar Tifrunner chromosome 16, arahy.Tifrunner.gnm2.J5K5, whole genome shotgun sequence genome contains a region encoding:
- the LOC112697687 gene encoding vacuolar-processing enzyme: MESLLRITLLFFAFTTFVASASGRRDIVGGTLRLPSEAISRFFHEPENEGTKWAVLLAGSNGYWNYRHQADICHAYQLLRSGGVKEENIIVFMYDDIAYSEENPRPGVIINKPDGGDVYKGVPKDYTGKDVNVNNFFAALLGNKSALTGGSGKVVDSGPNDHIFVFYSDHGGPGILGMPVGPYLYANDLNEVLKKKHASGGYKSLVFYLEACESGSIFEGLLPEDINIYATTASNAVESSWGTYCPGEDPSPPPEYSTCLGDLYSISWMEDSDTHNLRTETLHQQYKLVKDRTLNGNAYYGSHVMQYGDVGISENLLFQYLGTNPANDNYTFVDENSLRTPSKAVNQRDADLIHFWEKFRKAPEGSSSKITAQKQVVEVMSHRMHIDNSVKLIGNLLFGTEKGPELLSAVRPAGKPLVDDWDCLKNMVRTFETHCGSLSQYGMKHMRTFANICNAGIHKDQMDEATAQACVSIPSNPWSSLERGFSA, encoded by the exons atggaGTCCCTTCTAAGGATCACCCTTCTCTTCTTTGCCTTCACTACTTTCGTTGCGTCCGCCTCCGGCCGCCGCGACATAGTCGGAGGTACTCTCCGGCTGCCCTCTGAGGCCATCTCCAGATTCTTCCATGAGCCAGAGAATGAAGGGACAAAGTGGGCTGTTCTTCTTGCTGGTTCCAATGGTTATTGGAACTATAGGCATcag gCTGATATTTGTCACGCATATCAACTATTGAGGAGTGGAGGGgtaaaagaagaaaacataattGTGTTTATGTATGATGACATAGCTTATAGTGAAGAAAACCCAAGGCCTGGAGTCATAATTAACAAACCAGATGGGGGAGATGTTTATAAAGGTGTTCCTAAG GATTACACCGGCAAAGATGTTAATGTCAACAACTTCTTTGCTGCTCTTCTTGGAAACAAATCAGCTCTCACTGGTGGCAGTGGCAAAGTTGTAGATAGTGGCCCCAATGATCACATATTTGTGTTTTACAGTGACCATGGAGGTCCAGGGATTCTTG GTATGCCTGTTGGTCCTTACTTGTATGCAAATGATCTTAATGAAGTCTTGAAGAAGAAGCATGCTTCTGGAGGATACAAAAGCCTT GTGTTTTATCTAGAGGCATGTGAATCTGGGAGTATCTTTGAAGGCCTTCTTCCTGAAGACATAAATATTTACGCGACAACGGCTTCAAACGCGGTCGAGAGCAGTTGGGGAACATATTGCCCTGGGGAGGATCCTAGTCCTCCCCCAGAATACTCAACCTGCTTGGGTGACCTCTACAGTATTTCTTGGATGGAAGACAG TGACACCCACAATTTGAGGACAGAAACTTTACACCAACAATATAAATTG GTCAAAGATAGGACTTTGAATGGAAACGCATACTATGGCTCTCATGTGATGCAATATGGTGACGTAGGGATCAGCGAGAACCTTCTTTTCCAATATTTGGGAACAAATCCTGCCAATGATAATTACACTTTTGTGGATGAAAATTCCTTGAGGACACCTTCAAAAGCAGTGAACCAACGCGATGCGGACCTCattcatttctgggagaag TTCCGCAAAGCGCCCGAGGGTTCTTCGAGTAAGATCACGGCACAGAAACAAGTTGTGGAAGTGATGTCTCACAGAATGCACATAGACAACAGTGTGAAACTCATTGGAAATCTCTTATTTGGCACTGAAAAGGGTCCTGAATTGCTAAGTGCAGTTAGACCTGCAGGGAAGCCTCTTGTTGATGACTGGGATTGCCTCAAAAACATG GTAAGGACTTTTGAGACACATTGTGGATCCTTATCTCAATATGGAATGAAACATATGAGAACCTTTGCAAACATCTGCAATGCTGGGATCCATAAAGATCAAATGGATGAGGCCACAGCACAAGCATGTGTTAGCATCCCTTCCAATCCATGGAGTTCTCTTGAGAGGGGTTTTAGTGCATAA
- the LOC112697685 gene encoding uncharacterized protein: MEGGDNILDDILEDDNLNDEDDDVEMVDIEEGELVESVAAQNGVGGGDADEAMKKSSDENKNNMRRAKKKKTKNKKRKRQGFGAVGFNIDRFVIDTCRRLKEKKSYMVYTAIGCLGVSALTELVKEVDAIQACGGQETADGKRLRTGGGVLWGIIKHREPQAYKEIMKKASEFEKQFRQPNLKKQHPLQKKEESSEGTAITVAGEHQGNASDNNLLASSEMKDQLEPPCSEEKEKDKRIPVHERLRIPVSYDDELLGLNADNDAA, translated from the exons ATGGAGGGCGGGGATAACATATTGGATGATATATTGGAAGATGATAACTTGAATGACGAGGATGATGATGTTGAGatggttgatattgaagaaggaGAGTTGGTGGAGAGTGTTGCGGCGCAGAATGGTGTTGGAGGAGGAGATGCTGATGAAGCCATGAAGAAATCCAGTGATGAGAACAAGAACAACATGCGTAGAgctaagaagaagaagacgaagaataAGAAGCGAAAGAGGCAGGGTTTTGGAGCTGTTGGATTCAACATTGACAG GTTTGTGATAGATACATGTCGGCGTCTGAAAGAGAAGAAGTCATACATGGTATATACAGCCATAGGTTGCCTTGGTGTCTCTGCACTAACTGAGCTTGTCAAAGAG GTGGATGCAATACAAGCTTGTGGAGGCCAGGAGACTGCTGACGGTAAGCGCCTACGGACTGGAGGTGGTGTATTATGGGGAATAATTAAACATCGAGAACCGCAGGCCtacaaagagatcatgaaaaaaGCAAGTGAGTTTGAG AAACAATTCAGGCAGCCAAATCTGAAGAAGCAACACCCCTtgcaaaagaaagaggaatcttcTGAAGGGACGGCCATTACAGTTGCCGGCGAACATCAGGGCAATGCATCTGACAATAACTTGCTGGCATCATCCGAAATGAAAGATCAACTTGAACCACCATGTTccgaggagaaagagaaagacaaACGTATTCCAGTTCATGAAAGATTAAGGATACCAGTTTCCTATGATGATGAATTGCTTGGACTGAATGCAGATAATGATGCAGCTTGA